The region TTCCGCAGAAGTATTCCAGAAAAATTCATAGCTATTGGGTACATACATATTTATAACAGTACCCTCTGTAAACTTATTCTTCTCTAAAAAAGCTTTATCAGTCATAGCTTTTAGTAGTGTTAAGCTGTCTGGTTCTATTTGTTGAGCAATTCGACCTGCAAGGTCTTGGATACGTTCTTGATTATTAAAACTTAGTTGTATTGGTAAATTATTAATTCGGATTGAATTAATAATATCGTTATTACTCATGTCTTTTTCAATTGCATAACGACCTGCTCTTATATTAGTCGTATATTCTTTTCTTTCAGCTAAAGCATCAAAACTATTTATGTCTTTAAGTAAAGGAATTAGTTGTTCTCTAACATCTTCATATCTTGCATCTGTTGGAATATAAATATAAGCTTTATCATTATTAAAAGCAGTGTTTTTTTTAAACATCGCTCCATAAACAAAGTTTGCAAAGTATGCAGCTATGACTAAGCCTATAATGGCAATAGCCACTAAAATTTTTTTAATATACATCTGTGTTTATTAATTGAAATAAATATTCGTTTTTATAGTGTCCGTTAATAAAATTCCAGTCTTTTTTTAGTCCTATCTCTTTAAATCCTTGGTTTTTAAAGAGAATGATGCTAGCTTCATTGTTTTCTGAAATATTACAATACAATTGGTGTAAATCTAAATGCGTAAAACAATAATTAACTAATAATTGCACTGCCTCTTTACCATAGCCTTGTTGTCGGTTTTCAGTATCCTTAATCAAAATTCCAATACCTGCACGACGATTTTTAAAATCAAAATCAAAAATATCAATCATACCAATAGCAACATCATTAGTATTACAAATCACTAACCGCAGTTGTTTGACTTCAAAAATATCTTTGTGTGCATTATCTAAATATTGCTTTATTAAATATTTTGAATAAGGTGTAATGGTATTACTAATTTCCCAAATAGTTTCATCATTTTCAATCTGATGAATAAATGCTAAATCTTCAGGCTCTAAAGCACGCAGATAAATATGTTTGCCTTGTAATGTTAGCATGTAATTTCGCCTTTAAAAACTTGAGTTGCAGGTCCAATTAACATGACCTGTTTATAGGTGTCTTTTTCTTTATTAAAAGCCACTTTTAATTGTCCGCCTTCAACATTCAAATTAATTTCAGAAGCATCCGTTTGCCCTGTCTTATGCATAGCTATTGCTACAGCTGTTACACCAGTACCACATGACAACGTTTCATCTTCTACACCTCTTTCATAAGTTCTTACCGCAAAGGTGTTTTTGTTAACTTGTTCTACAAAATTTACATTGCTTCCAATTTCATTATAAGGCTGTCCATATCGTATTGATCTACCATCGTTTTTTACATCAAAAGCTGTTAAGTCTTTAACCACTTGGACATGATGTGGTGAGCCTGTATCCAAAAACTGATGGGTATCAAAAAGTTGGATGGTAGTGACATCTTTCATTTGTAAATGGATTAAACCGTCTTCAATCTTAGCATAATGTAATCCATCAATTGCTTCAAAAGTGGTTTCGTGTTTAATAAGCTGCAAAAATTCCGCGAAAGCAACAATACAACGTCCACCATTACCACACATAGTGCTTTCGTTTCCGTCTGCATTAAAATACACCATTTTAAAATCAAGAGTAGGATGATTTTCTAACAATATCAAGCCATCAGCACCTATGCCAAATTTACGGTCACATAAAAAAGCAATCCGTTTGGTATTATTTTTGTTGAAGATACCTTGTCTGTTATCAACGATAACAAAGTCATTACCTGTTCCTTGATATTTGTAAAAAGTTAGAGTCATTTAAAAATGCAAAAATTGTAAGACAAATATAAGTTTTTTCAGTTGTTAAAACGTCGTTAAAGTTGAAATAGGCACTCAATAATTAATTAATTTTAATCGTTAGTCTAATAAATCTAAACTAAGTTTTTTATATGAAGAAGATGTTAACTTTGGTTTTAGTTTCGGTATTAGGAGGCGCAATTACTCTAGGAACCTATAAAACCTTTCTTGAAAAAGAAGAACAGCCAATTGCAACAACATTGCAGGATAATCCTGTGTTTTTACCTACCAATTATAACTCAAATAAAACTGTTTTAGCTGCTGCTGAGGGTATAGATTTTACTACTGCTGCAGACAAAACTTTAGATGCTGTAGTACATGTTAAAAATGTAGCAGTTAATAATGTACAACCAACTTTACAAGACTTGTTTTATGGTCGTGTACCACAACGTAGACAGTTAGGTACTGGAAGTGGCGTTATAATTTCGCCTGATGGTTACATTATAACTAACAATCATGTTATTGAAGATTCTGAACAATTAAGTATCACCTTAAACGACAACAGGACATTAGTCGCAGAAATTGTGGGTACAGATCCTAAAACAGATATTGCGTTATTAAAAGTAGAAACTGAAGACCAGTTACCATACACTACGTTTGGTGATAGTGATTCTGCAAAAATTGGAGAATGGGTTTTAGCTGTTGGTAATCCGTTTAATTTAACCTCTACGGTTACCGCTGGAATTATAAGTGCTAAATCCAGAGATTTAAGTGGGCAAAGTACACAATCCTTTATACAGACTGATGCTGCTGTAAATCCAGGTAATTCTGGAGGAGCCTTAGTAAATACAGCTGGCGAGTTAATTGGTATTAATACTGCAATTACTTCGCAAACAGGGTCTTACATTGGATATTCGTTTGCGGTACCTAGTAACATAGCCAAAAAAGTGGTACAAGATATTATGGAGTTTGGTAACGTACAAAACGGTATCTTGGGTGTTATTGGAGGTTCTCTAAATAGTAACTATGCCGAAAAATTAGGAGTAGCAGAAACCGAAGGGTTTTATGTAGATGATGTTGAAGAAGATACAGGAGCTGCAGAAGCTGGAATTAAAAGTGGAGACATCATTAAAAAAATAGATAATATCTCTATTAAAAAGTTTAGCGATTTAAGAGGGTTTTTAGACTCTAAAAGACCAAATGATGTGGTTAATGTAACCTTGTTAAGAAATGGTGTAGAAAAAGAACTTTCTGTTACACTGCTTAAAAGTAATACCTATATTTTACCTGTTATAGGTGTTATTAAAAATGCGAAGCCAGAAGAATTGAGAAAATACAAAACTAAACATGGTGTAAAAATCATGAAAGTTAATGGTACTTATGGCAGATATTTACAAAGTGAAGGCATTGAAGAAGGTAACATTATAACTGCCATCAATAATATTAAAATTGAATCTATTGATGATGTTGATAGAATACTAAAAAACAGAGATACTTATCAACCTTTAAGCATTGAGTTAATTAACTCTAAAGGCGAAACTAATCGCTATGGTTTGAGGTAATCTTTTAAATACTTATTATAAAATGACAAAGCACTTAATTTAAAAATTAAGTGCTTTGTTTTTTTTGTGGATTTTGTTTTACGAAATCGTTTGAAATCTGTACTTTTGCCGAAATTTTCAAATTCAATTTTAACAACACACTAAACAAAAAACAATGTCCATTAACGAAACTTACGAAAACGAATTAGCGTTTCAGGCAGACAGACGTAGAGCAACAGTAGAATTTATTAAAATTGTTAGCGATTTATGGTATGATAAATCAATTGAACTAGTCCTGTTTAGAAACCAATTAATTGACAGAAATGTTTCCGAAATTTTAAATCTTCATGAATATGCTGGCGAGTTTGTGCAAAAACCAATCTCTGTATTTGATTCTGTAGAAATTGCTCAAGCGATTAAAACACTTGACGTACCTCCTGCAAAGTTAGATATTGGTAAACTTACATATGAATATCATTTAGAAGAAAAAAAGTATAGTAACGCGATGGCTTTTGTAGCAAATAAGCTTAAAGGCGCTAGCAAAACCAAGGATATTACACCTAAAGATGTCGTACTTTATGGTTTTGGTCGTATTGGTCGTTTGGTTGCAAGAGAGCTTATGACACGTACAGGTAAAGGTAGCCAACTGCGCTTACGTGCTATTGTAACTCGTGGTACAATGGATGCAACAGTTTTAGAAAAGCGTGCTGCATTATTACGTAACGACTCTGTACATGGTGATTTTTCTGGTACAGTGACAACAGATATTAAAAATCAAGCATTAATTATAAATGGTACAACAGTAAAAATAATTAATGCTAATCAACCTGAAGATATAGATTATACTAAATATGGAATTAACAATGCGTTAATTATTGATAACACTGGTGTGTTTAGAGATAAAGAGGCATTGACACGATTAAAAAATTCGCCTGGAGCAGATAAAGTCTTGTTAACAGCACCTGGTAAAGGCGTGCCTAATATTGTGTATGGTGTTAACCACTTAGAAAATAATCCTGACCAAGTAGATATCTTTTCTGCTGCGTCTTGTACTACAAATGCAATTACTCCTGTTTTAAAAGCAATAGACGACACTTATGGCGTTAAATCTGGACATTTAGAGACCATTCATGCTTACACAAATGATCAAAATTTAGTGGACAACTTCCATAAAAAATACAGACGTGGTCGTGCAGCTGGTTTAAATATGGTAATTACAGAAACTGGAGCAGGACAGGCGGTATCTAAAGCATTACCTAGTTTTGAAGGTAAACTAACTTCAAATGCTATTCGTGTACCAGTACCTAATGGATCTTTAGCTATTTTAAACTTAGAATTAACTTCAAAAGCAAGTATAGATAGTATTAATGCAACTCTTAAAAAATATGCTTTAGAAGGTGATTTGGTTGAACAAATCAAGTACGAAATGAGTGACGAGCTTGTTTCTAGTGATATTATTGGTAGCTCTGCACCTTCTATTTATGATAGTAAAGCCACCATTGTGAGAAAAGACGGAAAAAATGCAGTCTTGTATGTATGGTATGATAACGAGTATGGTTATAGCCATCAAGTGATAAGACTTGCCAAGTATATCGCTAAAGTTAGAAGATTTACATATTACTAACATCCAATTTTAATTTCTCATCGTATATTATAAAGCCTCGCAACTGTGAGGCTTTTTGTTATATTAAACCTATAAAGCAATCCTTTTTTTATATTTTCGCAAAGCGAAAGACAACAAACTAAATTAATATGTGTAAAACAAACTATCTATTAGCAACAATTTTCGTTTTAATTTTTTCATTTGCTACCTCTGCTCAAACGCAAACAACTGATGCAACTGATAAGTTATCATTAGATTCTGGAACATTAGAAAGTCAATTTGAATATTTAACAAAAAAGTCGACCAATTGGAGAGATGAGCGTGGACGATCTTACGAAGTAATTAGAAATGAATGGGTCGCAAAAATAAAAGCAAATACTTTAGACTCGTTAAAAGCTATTAAAAAAGACTTATTGGATACTCAAAATAAGGTTTCTGCTCAAAGCACTGAAATAGACCAATTAAAAAGTAGTTTATCAAACACTAAAACTAGTTTAGAAACTACAAATCAAGAAAAAGACAGCATGTCTTTATTTGGGATGCAAATGAGTAAAACTGGTTATAATGCGTTGTTATGGTCTATTATAGCAGGTTTATTAGCGTTTTTATTGTTTTTCATTTTTAAATTTAAAAATAGCCATGCAGTGACTAGAGCTGCAAAACTTAAATTAGAAGAAACGGAAGAAGAGTTTGAAGAACATAGACGTAATGCACTAGAACGCGAGCAAAAAGTAAGACGTCAATTACAAGACGAAATCAATAAAAACAGAAACAGTTAATTCAGTTTTTAAAATAATTATATAATCAATAAAAATCTGTAAATTGAACCTTACAGATTTTTTTATGACTATCATTCAAGCAAATTCATCACATTTAAATCAAATAGCACCTTTATTTGATGCATATCGTATATTTTACAAGCAAAACTCTAATATAGACGCAGCAAAACAATTTATAAAACAACGTCTAGAGAAGCAAGACTCAATTATTTTACTTGCTTTTGTAGACCATGAGCCTGTCGGGTTTACACAATTATTTTATAGTTTTTCTAGTGTTAGTATGCAACCCTTATTTATTTTAAACGATTTATATGTCAGTAAAGATTTTAGAAAACAAGGTATTGGCGTAGCACT is a window of Olleya sp. YS DNA encoding:
- the mltG gene encoding endolytic transglycosylase MltG, whose product is MYIKKILVAIAIIGLVIAAYFANFVYGAMFKKNTAFNNDKAYIYIPTDARYEDVREQLIPLLKDINSFDALAERKEYTTNIRAGRYAIEKDMSNNDIINSIRINNLPIQLSFNNQERIQDLAGRIAQQIEPDSLTLLKAMTDKAFLEKNKFTEGTVINMYVPNSYEFFWNTSAEAFRDKMLKEYFKFWNNNRQAKRKALNLSVNEVMTLASIVQKETAKVDERPRVAGVYLNRIKRGMPLQADPTVIFAKKSKENDFDQVIKRVLYKDLEIDSPYNTYKYPGIPPGPITMPDVSAIDAVLNPEKHDYYYFVANVKNFGYHKFAKTLNQHNANRQEYVNWINSQGVNR
- a CDS encoding glyceraldehyde-3-phosphate dehydrogenase, translating into MSINETYENELAFQADRRRATVEFIKIVSDLWYDKSIELVLFRNQLIDRNVSEILNLHEYAGEFVQKPISVFDSVEIAQAIKTLDVPPAKLDIGKLTYEYHLEEKKYSNAMAFVANKLKGASKTKDITPKDVVLYGFGRIGRLVARELMTRTGKGSQLRLRAIVTRGTMDATVLEKRAALLRNDSVHGDFSGTVTTDIKNQALIINGTTVKIINANQPEDIDYTKYGINNALIIDNTGVFRDKEALTRLKNSPGADKVLLTAPGKGVPNIVYGVNHLENNPDQVDIFSAASCTTNAITPVLKAIDDTYGVKSGHLETIHAYTNDQNLVDNFHKKYRRGRAAGLNMVITETGAGQAVSKALPSFEGKLTSNAIRVPVPNGSLAILNLELTSKASIDSINATLKKYALEGDLVEQIKYEMSDELVSSDIIGSSAPSIYDSKATIVRKDGKNAVLYVWYDNEYGYSHQVIRLAKYIAKVRRFTYY
- a CDS encoding tRNA (guanine-N1)-methyltransferase → MCKTNYLLATIFVLIFSFATSAQTQTTDATDKLSLDSGTLESQFEYLTKKSTNWRDERGRSYEVIRNEWVAKIKANTLDSLKAIKKDLLDTQNKVSAQSTEIDQLKSSLSNTKTSLETTNQEKDSMSLFGMQMSKTGYNALLWSIIAGLLAFLLFFIFKFKNSHAVTRAAKLKLEETEEEFEEHRRNALEREQKVRRQLQDEINKNRNS
- a CDS encoding GNAT family N-acetyltransferase gives rise to the protein MTIIQANSSHLNQIAPLFDAYRIFYKQNSNIDAAKQFIKQRLEKQDSIILLAFVDHEPVGFTQLFYSFSSVSMQPLFILNDLYVSKDFRKQGIGVALLNSAKALCKTYNYKGLALQTETTNPAQKLYEHLGWTLDKDLHYFWTNQ
- a CDS encoding GNAT family protein; the protein is MLTLQGKHIYLRALEPEDLAFIHQIENDETIWEISNTITPYSKYLIKQYLDNAHKDIFEVKQLRLVICNTNDVAIGMIDIFDFDFKNRRAGIGILIKDTENRQQGYGKEAVQLLVNYCFTHLDLHQLYCNISENNEASIILFKNQGFKEIGLKKDWNFINGHYKNEYLFQLINTDVY
- a CDS encoding trypsin-like peptidase domain-containing protein, yielding MKKMLTLVLVSVLGGAITLGTYKTFLEKEEQPIATTLQDNPVFLPTNYNSNKTVLAAAEGIDFTTAADKTLDAVVHVKNVAVNNVQPTLQDLFYGRVPQRRQLGTGSGVIISPDGYIITNNHVIEDSEQLSITLNDNRTLVAEIVGTDPKTDIALLKVETEDQLPYTTFGDSDSAKIGEWVLAVGNPFNLTSTVTAGIISAKSRDLSGQSTQSFIQTDAAVNPGNSGGALVNTAGELIGINTAITSQTGSYIGYSFAVPSNIAKKVVQDIMEFGNVQNGILGVIGGSLNSNYAEKLGVAETEGFYVDDVEEDTGAAEAGIKSGDIIKKIDNISIKKFSDLRGFLDSKRPNDVVNVTLLRNGVEKELSVTLLKSNTYILPVIGVIKNAKPEELRKYKTKHGVKIMKVNGTYGRYLQSEGIEEGNIITAINNIKIESIDDVDRILKNRDTYQPLSIELINSKGETNRYGLR
- the dapF gene encoding diaminopimelate epimerase, encoding MTLTFYKYQGTGNDFVIVDNRQGIFNKNNTKRIAFLCDRKFGIGADGLILLENHPTLDFKMVYFNADGNESTMCGNGGRCIVAFAEFLQLIKHETTFEAIDGLHYAKIEDGLIHLQMKDVTTIQLFDTHQFLDTGSPHHVQVVKDLTAFDVKNDGRSIRYGQPYNEIGSNVNFVEQVNKNTFAVRTYERGVEDETLSCGTGVTAVAIAMHKTGQTDASEINLNVEGGQLKVAFNKEKDTYKQVMLIGPATQVFKGEITC